From a single Silene latifolia isolate original U9 population chromosome 6, ASM4854445v1, whole genome shotgun sequence genomic region:
- the LOC141588231 gene encoding uncharacterized protein LOC141588231 has translation MRYCPTSDTSWYWRKLCQVRDLLKDWTEQREGDYSIAKGYDFLREKTQEVQWSKMVWNQLTIPKHSLVAWLYHHKALSTNAKLKDIGITSDDTCYICGVGAEQLDHLFFSCSYSNNIVSIVEIWLGIPLPRQNLLDWRIQYHGSGYKRDVVNGVLNALIYSIWRQRNTCKFEMQLLRPHKVAETLIKDLKIWIAQTQKRSKRREDDWTRLLCGR, from the coding sequence ATGCGTTACTGTCCCACATCCGACACTAGCTGGTATTGGAGGAAACTTTGTCAAGTTAGAGATCTACTTAAAGACTGGACAGAGCAAAGAGAAGGGGATTATTCCATAGCTAAAGGATATGATTTCCTCAGAGAGAAAACTCAGGAGGTGCAATGGTCAAAGATGGTTTGGAACCAGTTGACGATACCCAAACATAGCTTGGTAGCTTGGCTTTATCATCACAAAGCTCTTTCTACTAATGCAAAGCTTAAAGATATTGGCATTACCTCAGACGATACCTGTTATATCTGTGGAGTAGGAGCGGAACAGCTGGATCATCTCTTCTTTTCCTGCAGCTACAGTAATAATATAGTTAGCATCGTGGAGATTTGGTTAGGCATTCCATTACCTCGACAAAATTTGTTAGATTGGAGAATCCAATACCATGGATCCGGGTATAAGAGAGATGTCGTCAATGGCGTTCTTAATGCTCTCATCTATTCCATTTGGAGGCAAAGGAACACATGCAAGTTTGAGATGCAGCTGCTAAGACCTCATAAAGTCGCTGAAACCTTAATCAAGGATCTCAAGATTTGGATTGCTCAAACACAGAAGAGATCGAAGAGAAGGGAGGATGATTGGACGAGATTATTGTGTGGGCGATGA